AGACGAGTGTTAGTCGTATAAACTGGATGCTATATTTGGGTAATGCTATAGTTGTCCAACGTGCTGATTGCCCAGCCAGCGTGCCTACTCGTGTCTTCCCATGTCTACAATAGAGCAGCCCGAGGTGACTCGTTCCACCGCCGGAGCAGATACAGACGACTGGGTAGCCTCCGGACTTAATAGCATTGGTTGGTTTGCAAGTCTAAATGGGAGGAGCCTGCAGTACCTTCACTTTTTTGGCTTTCCTTTTTGCTTGCAGTGAAAATTATGAAATTAATGTTGCTTTTATGCTTGTTTAGACATTGAGCAGTGGCAGCTAAGCATTGTTTGTTAATTTAACCGGAAAGTATCTTCCACATTGCTTGTGAACTGGCTGTAAAAGCATGGATTTGTTTATTTCGTGAATATGTCTGTTTATGACCAAACTATGCATCCATTTCATCCGTCTTAACTGTGGGGTACTGCAGTCAATCTCGTTTATTCTTGGTTATTAGAGGTAAGCTTTTCTAACTCCAGTCCTCTCTACCTTAACGCTTTCTTGTAGGGGAACATTGTTGATAGATTTTTATCGTTAACCACTGCATTTTACTCCTTTTAGAGTGGAAATTTTGAGTACAGCAGTGTACGAAACGCGCTGAGGACGATTTATATAGCTGAAGGGACAAGGGGTCTTTACAGCGGGATGACTGCGACGCTTCTTAGGGATGCTCCTTCCAGCGGCCTTTATCTGCTCTTCTACACTAAGGCTAAAAAGTTAGTCAACTCTGGTAAGGCATACACTCTGCTCGTATCACCGCTGATAGAAACTCGTCTCTTAGAAATATGAATTGTAACAtggtgtttttaaaaaataattatatacatgtatctacaatTTCATTAGGAAATTCTACCACCGACTCTTTGATCATGACTATATATTACATGAACTAGTAGTTGATATACGATCGCTTGTTTATGAGAACACTCTTTCGCTATGTTAGCAATTTAGCATTAGGTCTGTAAACAGTGTTTATCTCAAGCGATATATAACCTTCTGTAACGCCTTCTGCACTCTGCACTCCTCAACCGCATGCGAGCTCATAGGGTTTGTTCACAGTTCATTGCCCGACCTTTATTTCGACTCGACTGATATTGTACACAATGGCTTGGAGTTTCTGCACAAAGAAAGCGTAGTGTTTGGCTGAACAATGCATTGTCAATCCTTCTATGACTTGCATGGCACCTAGTCATGTCTTACTCAGCAACAATATTTCAATATCCACGCATCAACATCGTGATTTCCTAACTGCTTTCGCAAAAACTTATCCCACTATTTCTTATTCAGAGAAATTTGACAGCAGCGCGAAGCCCCTGATCCATTTCACCTGTGGAGTTATGGCTGGAGCCATGGCCTCAGCTGTAACACAACCAGCCGATGTCATCAAAACTCACATGCAGACACGAACCACTACAGTGTCATCAGCTGTCAAGTATATTTACCAGGTAAGTTGCTATTTTATGGCCGTGATGATTGGTTGTTTTCTTGAGTATCTGGCTGGTTTCTTTTCCACTCAAAGCAACCATTTCTGAGTGCTTGCCACTCAACTAATGCCACACCTTATTGTGGTTGGACAAAACCGGTTTATACCAGCAGCTAACCAGGATCCTCTAACCAGGCACATCTGCTCTTTGTCATTTTATGATCATTTGATTTCAATATTACTCCACCAGGCATGTCCTCTTAGCAGTTATTTTCCAGAGAGAATTGACATGAATTAGAAGTCTTTCATTTGACCATAAATCACATAAATTATGGAGATTACGCAATGATAATGATAGCTAATATTCAGGTTTGCCGTATACTTAATGCTGCTTTCTTCAAACATTTGGAACACTGCCAATGAGGGTTTCCTTGTAGAATCATGGAGTGCATGGCTTTGCCTCAGGCATTGTGCCACGAGTTATTAGGAGAACAATGATGGCTGCACTTGCGTGGACGATTTATGAGCAGATGATCGTCAAGTTGGGACTGAAGTAGACCAACTTAACCGCACCTCTAAAAAGTTACACATGAACTTCTCAAAATTCGTGTCAAGGCATCAGCTATTGTTGTTTACTAGTTTTTAGGTATTAACTCTGTATTTTTAGTTTGTCCTATATTTAGTAGCGCTCTGCAAGCCGCTGAAATATGGTGCAATAACATTTTGTCTTTTCTATTCTCATGCGCAGACTTGCGcgttaattttgtaaatagtgTAAAGTTAGTCCAAGAACAGCCAGGTGTGGCTGTCTGTACTTACTGTATTCGGTAGTAGCAATTACTAAATAACGCTGTCTTAATGTCTATGGCCAATAACTATGTCTAGTTGCAACTTGTTGCTGATGTCAGTAAAATGCATATCCaatataatcatcatttcaGCAGTGCTGGAAACACTTGTTACAATTTGAGTAAAGCTAGGGCAATGAGATCTTTCTACGAAACATTCCTTGAATCCTAGAGCTAATGAAGCTTTACTGATCTCAGAAGAAAACAGTTGAAATTTCAGTAGATGTAAAAATTTCATCTATTAACGAATAATGGGTATGTGTGAGTGACCAAGGGAGTGTTGCGCTCGCTATAAAGCTAAACACCATAATTGGTTCTATAATTCCAAACTGGTTTAGTTGCTGTACAAAATTTGAAAAGTCTCAATCTGATGCAAAattttgatgtacatgtataagctTGCATACAAACATCGAAATGAAATATTGTAACATCAGTACATGTTAATATCTCATATCCTTCTGATCAGCATGTGTATGACCCCATGCCCCAACTTGCTAGCTTGATTACAAACAATTTGGGAATAACATAAATGTAGCAGCCCTCTAGGCATGAATGAACACTGACTATCTTTGCCGTGCTCCTTTTACTGGACTTTTTCGGTTGTTCTCAAGCATGTTATCAGGATAGGCTGTTAAGTCCAAGGTAACAACCCTACTCTCAACGCAGTCACCTTCCTACAAGATGTTATACAGATCACCAATAAGTTACAAGTTTTAAGCAAACAACATCATAAGTCATCCATTCACCTGTTTTTCATGCAAATTATCGACTGGTGGACAATGAAAGCTTGGAAGTGTCAACCAAATTGGTTAACTGGCGACTACCGGAAAAAGCAGACCCAATAAAAGTGTATATCTCTTGGCATGTGATATGCGGTCACACCTCTACTCATGATTAACCCAACCCACCATCCAAGGACGATGTAGAAATCAAGTAAACTTTACTCAACACccaataaatttttaacaaatgtcAACCTTCTTGAAACGTCAGCTTTAACAATGAAAATGAAGAGGTAGTTATAACTTAAAACATTTCAGCATACTCTGAACTTTCCACATTTGTGGGAAAATTTACCCTCCCTTCACACATGTAATTATATTTCATTCTACTCTGTGATGTGCCATAAAATAATAGACCTACCGTAGGGTAGACGCCGATTAGAGCATCAGCATGCGAGTAGAACTCTTCCTTCAGAGAAATGACAATCAGCTGGAAATTATTATCGGCTTCCTCCCTCATGAATGCAGCTACCTGAATAATACTGACTGAGTGAACTATTCAACAGGGACATTCACTGCTTTTCCAGGCTTCACACATCGTTTGAAGGAGTTGTTACCCCTTTGAAGAATGATTGCAGACAAGTTTCCATAGCTACATAGAAAACttataatatgtaaaaaaatatgaaaactaaTTGCTTGTCAGTTATTGACGTTTAATGTTAAATGGTAATTAACTCTTGCAGTTCTAAATACAAATTATGGTaagttattatttattgataaataacctatattaataaatcccacaTTGTCattatgtctgtctgttagtccgcaTTGTGCGTCTGTTAGTCCGCATAAatgtgttttcacatttttgacTGATTTTATCCACACTTCACACAAATGCTCTACGCCTTCCACCAGGTCCCAAAActatttggtctcaaaactcCGTCTGATTCTTGAAAACCAGTCTCTTAGACAACCGCCTAACCAGCCTCTTAGACAACCACCTAACCAGTCTCTTAGACAACCACCTAACCAGTCTCTTAGACAACCATCTAACCAGCCTCTTAGACAACCACCTAAACAGCCTCTTAGACAACCACCTAACCAGTCTCTTAGACAACCATCTAACCAGCCTCTTAGACAACCACCTAACCAGCCTCTTAGACAACCACCTAACCAGCCTCTTAGACAACCACCTAACCAGCCTCTTAGACAACCACCTAACCAGCCTCTTAGACAACCACCTAACCAGCCTCTTAGACAACCACCTAACCAGCCTCTTAGACAACCACCTAACCAGCCTCTTAGACAACCATCTAACCAGCCTCTTAGACAACCACCTAACCAGCCTCTTAGACAACCATCTAACCAGCCTCTTAGACAACCGCCTAACCAGCCTCTTAGACAACCACCTAACCAGCCTCTTAGACAACCACCTAACCAGCCTCTTAGACAACCACCTAACCAGCCTCTTAGACAACCATCTAACCAGCCTCTTAGACAACCGCCTAACCAGCCTCTTAGACAACCACCTAACCAGCCTCTTAGACAACCGCCTAACCAGCCTCTTAGACAACCACCTAACCAGTCTCTTAGACAACCACCTAACCAGTCTCTTAGACAACCTTCTAACCAGCCTCTTAGACAACCACCTAAACAGCCTCTTAGACAACCACCTAACCAGTCTCTTAGACAACCATCTAACCAGCCTCTTAGACAACCACCTAACCAGCCTCTTAGACAACCACCTAACCAGCCTCTTAGACAACCACCTAACCAGCCTCTTAGACAACCACCTAACCAGCCTCTTAGACAACCACCTAACCAGCCTCTTAGACAACCACCTAACCAGCCTCTTAGACAACCACCTAACCAGCCTCTTGGACAACCGCCTAACCAGCCTCTTAGACAACCACCTAACCAGCCTCTTAGACAACCACCTAACCAGTCTCTTAGACAACCACCTAACCAGCCTCTTAGACAACCACCTAACCAGCCTCTTAGACAACCACCTAACCAGCCTCTTAGACAACCATCTAACCAGTCTCTTAGACAACCACCTAACCAGCCTCTTGGACAACCACCTAACCAGCCTCTTGGACAACCGCCTAACCAGCCTCTTAGACAACCACCTAACCAGCCTCTTAGACAACCATCTAACCAGCCTCTTAGACAACCACCTAACCAGCCTCTTAGACAACCACCTAACCAGTCTCTTAGACAACCACCTAACCAGCCTCTTAGACAACCACCTAACCAGTCTCTTAGACAACCACCTAACCAGCCTCTTAGACAACCACCTAACCAGCCTCTTAGACAACCACCTAACCAGCCTCTTAGACAACCACCTAACCAGCCTCTTAGACAACCACCTAACCAGCCTCTTAGACAACCACCTAACCAGCCTCTTAGACAACCACCTAACCAGCCTCTTAGACAACCACCTAACCAGCCTCTTAGACAACCACCTAACCAGCCTCTTAGACAACCACCTAACCAGCCTCTTAGACAACCACCTAACCAGCCTCTTGGACAACCACCTAACCAGCCTCTTAGACAACCACCTAACCAGCCTCTTAGACAACCACCTAACCAGCCTCTTAGACAACCACCTAACCAGCCTCTTAGACAACCACCTAACCAGCCTCTTAGACAACCAACTAACCAGCCTCTTGGACAACCACCTAACCAGCCTCTTAGACAACCACCTAACCAGCCTCTTAGACAACCACCTAACCAGCCTCTTAGACAACCACCTAACCAGTCTCTTAGACAACCACCTAACCAGCCTCTTAGACAACCACCTAACCAGCCTCTTAGACAACCACCTAACCAGCCTCTTAGACAACCACCTAACCAGCCTCTTGGACAACCACCTAACCAGCCTCTTAGACAACCACCTAACCAGCCTCTTAGACAACCACCTAACCAGCCTCTTAGACAACCACCTAACCAGCCTCTTAGACAACCATCTAACCAGTCTCTTAGACAACCACCTAACCAGTCTCTTAGACAACCATCTAACCAGCCTCTTAGACAACCACCTAACCAGCCTCTTAGACAACCACCTAACCAGCCTCTTAGACAACCACCTAACCAGCCTCTTAGACAACCATCTAACCAGCCTCTTAGACAACCACCTAACCAGCCTCTTAGACAACCACCTAACCAGCCTCTTAGACAACCACCTAACCAGCCTCTTAGACAACCACCTAACCAGCCTCTTAGACAACCACCTAACCAGTCTCTTAGACAACCACCTAACCAGCCTCTTAGACAACCACCTAACCAGCCTCTTAGACAACCACCTAACCAGTCTCTTAGACAACCACCTAACCAGCCTCTTAGACAACCACCTAACCAGCCTCTTAGACAACCACCTAACCAGCCTCTTAGACAACCACCTAACCAGCCTCTTAGACAACCACCTAACCAGTCTCTTAGACAACCACCTAACCAGTCTCTTAGACAACCACCTAACCAGCCTCTTAGACAACCGCCTAACCAGCCTCTTAGACAACCACCTAACCAGCCTCTTAGACAACCACCTAACCAGCCTCTTGGACAACCGCCTAACCAGCCTCTTAGACAACCATCCGCTTCTATCTGGTTGACAATAAATGAAATCTCAAGCATCCCTGGGCCTACTGACAGTATTATATGGATGACATGGCAAAGATTACAACATGTGGTCTTCATTACAAACTGGATATGAGTCATGGCAGTTTCCATGTCATATAGGACAGAACAGTATAAAGTGTGTGATATTTAAATAtctcacatatatatatctcacacgcacacacacaggcgcgtgcgcacacacatatatatctcacatatatatgcatgttatagcagctgtgtAATCAATTAAGGGCACTGATACAAGGAATCTTGGGCAGCAAAAATAACATccattaaaactatcaaacaAAAGACTTCCATTTTGGCCAAttaatctatacatatataaatctcagtgtttgtctttttatccctgtgtccagttttagtaattaaaaaaaaaatttgaaaaatccTCATAGCACTGGAATTGATCTCGGGACCCCCAGTTCTAGTGGCAGCAAatttaaccattaagctacataGAATACAATGGTTTCATTGGGcgaatagtcattacattggttaagatactcacgcttgaagcgcttgcttggggttaatatCTGGTACTGTGACAGTTACGCGTAACGGTTGTTAAGCTGGCCAAAACCACgggtattattttattaaagatctagctttccaggtaagttactcaaattcattaggtaactATTCTACTACCAGTGCAACGCCAGCAATTCGGCTAGTCTACATACCGGTATATAAATGCGAGTGTCTGTCTGACCAGTCATAGCGATAAAGTGTTAGGAACAAAAATTCCACCTCCCTGAGGATTCGATCTCTGGACCTCCAGGACTGCGAACACGGGACTTAACCACTACGCTTGTTGACCATGCAATGCTGCAAATGTTTTGGGCAAATACCTATGCAGCGCTTGCTAAAATACTAGCACGCTTGGCTCTTAGCTTGCGTGCCACTATAATTGAGTACAAACAAAACTTTGCCTCATTTctttatttacagttttcaagctgtttttatcttaacaattaatttttataattatctttcatcaatttcatttaaaacattgtcgtttgtatgattattttttatttagtatgaatataatatactaaCACGCGCCATTTTCTTTTCTCAACGAACGAATATTGAGACATTTATCGCAAAAGTTCATTACAatactttgtgtattagctAACACTTTTTTTTTCCTTCAAATTCCACGAATTCGTTATTGAATCATTCACATTTTAGAACAAACCTATTTACCGTACTATTTTACTGTACTATAGTATAAGGTTATAgttatcagttattcctcactctcttgTATTTGTTAACAAATTAATACATTTATAAAGTTTATATAAATTTGtaagtttataaagtttatttcattattattatttcctttcctcaacaaACAAATATTGAGTTCAATATGCACGTTTATCACGAAAGTTCTAATCCCACGAATTCGTAATTGAATCCTCATAAGGTGTCAGCCAGCTCAAAAACACTggccaaatataaaaataattaaatatataaataaataaacaccttcattaaaaagttaaaatagtaaattttgcatatgttgaataaaaatgaaatttctgtttcaaaaacttttttattacccgagcaatgccGGATACTGAGCTagtatatctatctatatacatttCTGAAAGTATGTCCGTGGCTATGTTTGcatgcattccggctatagaccttaaaatcttggaataaagattccgtttcaaagaagatttgatctcggactcTGCCCTTTACCAGTCGGACACCCTACCCACTAGACTAAGGAAAttgaattgctagcttgccaatataagtcattatatgagagcaaatatctaacggctttgcgtacgacgtgtcatagcataacgtcacgagaagctgttcgctcacattattaaacataCTGGCTAATGGCAcgcaggctaatagcaagcaactctcactacttctcattgcttATAAGACAAAcccttttttcatgatatgtacagtagtttgaaaattagaatggcaaatgttgttatatgttaaatacaaatcaattttctgttcaaagccttttctattacccgggcaacgccgggtagcacagctagtatatatatatatatataaagcacaAAACTGCAACAGACAAATTTTCCAACTGCTGGTGAAATATGTTATTACAACCTGCTGTGCAGCTAACATCATACACTGTGGTCGATATTAAACAAATCAAATCTACTTTATAATAGTCCGGTGCGTAGGTGGTACTTTTATCATCTTACTAGTTGTAGTACAGAGAAAGTGAAGCCCAATCCTTCAAGCTAGTAtacaaaaaagtcaatttacACGGGATTACCGAAACTGCGAGAATCGATGCGTCTATTCTCTCCTTGCTTGTGTGGCTAGACTTGATACGGTATCAATATACCACTGACATGAACCACTACAGATGACAACCGCCTGTTTGAGAAGAACTTACCTTTCCAATGTTGGTGTTGTCCAAAGCAGCGTCCACCTCATCAAGCACAAAGAATGGAGCTGGCTGGAAGCTAAAATGGTGTTTGAAGGGATGTAAGGAGACAGAATTAACTTGTaacataattttgtttttatacttCATGACGGCCAACTATCCCAGTAGAAGTGAAATGGTGCTGCCTTACATGCTGTGTAAGAATTTCTTTCTATGATGAGACAGCTATGGCTAACAGATCTTTTGATATCAATGACTAGGACATAGAACTGAGACCACTTAAGAATTGTCTGCTCCTTATGCAGCCAACCTTGACTGCGAGCACCTATTTATACAAATTTTtgacaaaagaaaaatatttgtctCGAAGTATAACGTAATTtcgaaaattttcaaaattactctgtaaataaaagtgaaaaaacTGGCAGAGATTAAAAACTAAACGTATAATTAATAAAGGTCGAACATACACTTTCGTCTCAAAGGAATGCAACGACCATAACATATTTTAccaattacttttttattaatctAGTTTtcacaatttaaatttttaaatttggcactttacatatttttacatcatgCATTTGTTATAACACTATATGTATTTACTAAGAGGTAATGCtctggaatgaattaaacatACAATGTAACTTTATTGAAAACATTCCAACCTATGACAGTTTTACCATACAATGAAACATTTGAACTGATTGACAACATAATAAATCGGCGAGTTTCTGtgaaattttataattaaaatgtttttaagtGAATAAAAAGCGATGGGATTTATTCAGGTTACATTTAGATTACATACAGGTTTATTACAGGTTACAGTTATTTCAACATGATCAACTGCCAAGAGAACTGAGTGTGGACAATAAATTATAACTCTGAAGTTTTGGCATGTGGAATAGTGTTCTCTGACTAGCCAGTCTTTAGATATGTATTTGAATTTCATGGAGGCTCAGATGGAATTCAACAGATTTTTATgtaagttccttgaatatgtccACAAGAAGTAAGTTCTTTGCATATGTGGACAAGCCATATTTCGATTTTATGCAAGGAGACATTGATGGAATGTAGAGTGATATAACGTGAAGAAAAAAACCTTATTTGGATACTATCCATCACAACATAACCAGTTTCAAGCTGTGCAGTACAGGTCATGTGTAAACCAGTTATAGTTTTGCCTCCCATGGTATGCCTGTATATTGCTCGTTGAGATACTGACGTCTGCCCAGTTTAATTGTCAAATACACAGTACTTCATACATGCATTTATGAAGAGAAATTGAAAAACTAGGATATTTTCATATTCGTAGTGCAAATGAAAAATGGGAGGTTTTGCATGTGCTGTGATTGATAGCAACATAATGTACATAAATTCTTAGCAATACGTACTCGAAGGAATAGGTGAAATGACAACTCCCCATTATTGTATTAAGGATAAGATTTGTTATGTGACGAATACTAGGCTACCTTGAAGAAAGTGCTTCAAAAGCGTTAAATAACAGAAACGGTGACGTATTTGAAGCATTAATTTCTCATCTAGATGAATAGATAGTGACAATATAGATAGACAATATACATAATGATAAGATATTGCAATTGACAGAGACCTGTGTTACTGCTGTATGCAAGCATGTTGAATAATTATAGAGTATTTTAGGAATTGTTACTTTTGAGTAAATCTTTCTGTCACATGACCATGTTATCTAATACATAGACTCTGCTGACACACCTCTCTTAAAGGCGATACAACAAATCTCATGCAAAAAGCACACACCTGTGCATGGCAAAGAGTAGAGCCAAGGCAGCAACCGTTTTCTCACCACCAGAGAGATTGTCCATCGGTCTGAACCTCTTCCCAGGCGCCACGCAGTTATAGTTGATCCCTTCCAAGTATGGTTCCTCTACATTCTCTGGTCCCAGGAATGCCTGAGCACTCTGATTCCGTGTAAGACTCTGCAATCGACAAACCGTATTTATTTCACTACAACTAACAGAATTCATACTTAAACATCGACCATGTTGATCCATAAGATGAAACTCAagcttgggtctcctaccagagaattaagagtttgagcacttgcctcaagatcttagccatttccatcatatatatatattatgaatatatatacattataaatataatagtgaatatattagtgttgggccggtatctaatttagtgccggatcggatatccttgcacttttttatcagttttcccggtatcctcggtatttaccatcttcggtatcctttgccaactaagaaagttcggtattgtcggtactattgttcggtatgtggttatcagtgtgtgtctttaaatggtttaaagtttaatggttCAAGCTTTAAACCATaagtttaatggtttaaactttaaaccataactgtctcgaacaacttttattgttgtgcaaaaagtagcctgtgcaaaaaacattctttagtcagcagtatattgttacggcaaggagactccttgttttacaagcaaaaaaaaaagatggaaatataagtttcatgatagatgtttttttattgtttattctattaaaaatatagttatatgtaatggagaacagatagataatggcaaggggctctctttgttaaatatactgaaacagtttacagaaatcttactatcacatattgtaatcaggtaatgtaatcacataattatacgcagtccaattagagtccagtcccgttaAAATCTTTATACATCTTCCCATCTGtggagaactcccaaaccttcgaggctggtggcattatcaatgtaacgtaatataatagtagatacagtaagcgtggaaattttcgttgaatttgttcgccaatgcgtgctgagattagcatgttcgtcAACGAAGCGTatccggatatccgtataaccgGATAGGctttaccgataggcttttacggataaataccgatcatatcaaaccggccgcggataactagctgtctCCGAACATGATTGGTTTCttcggataccgagaatccctcggtatcggtaagagcggataacccaataccggcccaacacgagtatatatctatacactatagTTTCTAGTAAATAACACAACATTAAACTTGTCAACGCACAGATAGTCGGAATTTAAAGTGATAAAAGACAAGTTGCacttgaaacaaaataattCATATAGCATTTGTTAGTTAACACAACACTGTAATCATAGCAACGAATACACGGaaaatacacacatatacacggAAAATACGCACATAGACACAGTAGCAGGCTTCATATGGACTCAATTGAGGTGAATACACACCTTGTAAATGTCATCAATTCTGTCGGCCACTTTCTCGAAGCACTGGTTGAACTTCTCAAACCGCTCCCTCCTTACTCTCTCAAATACCTGCTTCGTACGGCGGGCAGATTTCTTGGCTCTTTCAAACTCATCCGCTGTTTCCACAAATTTCTCTTGTACAGTTTCAAGTCTAAATACCACAGAGCCACTTAAGGAAACACATAATGCACACATAttttaaccataactgtcacgtacaacttttatcgtatttaataggtaaatcagacacgctgattccgattttgcactcaaaataaagattggtccactaactttcagagtaatgaaggcttttttacagcgttttaatatcggtctcgaaaacaacacgaccgacacaacaagctccgcccataaatatgtgacgtaacctagctttttaggaacggaagttggggatgtttagtccgatttaaaatgatagagatgggtgttttaaaacccattattatacaaattcagctttcaaaataatctcagttttttctgaaaggtaaataagctatttaacatggtatatttaaaaatgagctcaaaaaagggcgaaaacaacgctagcttgtgataaaatcacacttttttgagctcatttttctcggagttcagcctattaaacaacatgtaacaagctacgagcaattttaaatagtttatttaccgttcataaaaaactgag
Above is a window of Watersipora subatra chromosome 3, tzWatSuba1.1, whole genome shotgun sequence DNA encoding:
- the LOC137391517 gene encoding mitochondrial glycine transporter B-like, translating into MSVGQSIPALPSMDKFTSSPVVKSFLAGSISGTCSTLLFQPLDLLKTRIQSTPRSAVGYGSSGMVTICLRVLRKEKVIGLWSGLTPSLLRCVPGVGLYFCALHTMKSNLGSENPGSLELVALGVGARCVAGITMLPFTVVKVRFESGNFEYSSVRNALRTIYIAEGTRGLYSGMTATLLRDAPSSGLYLLFYTKAKKLVNSEKFDSSAKPLIHFTCGVMAGAMASAVTQPADVIKTHMQTRTTTVSSAVKYIYQNHGVHGFASGIVPRVIRRTMMAALAWTIYEQMIVKLGLK